The genomic interval GAGGCTCTCCCAGGTTTTGGAAAACTCCGTTCCGGAGATCGTGAGGGTGAGTTCCTCGGCGGTGGGGACCGGCGTGACGGCAATCTCGGCCCGTGTGGTGATCATGGCGTCGGTGCGGCAGGCGATGCGGAGCGTTCCGTATCCGTCGCTGTCCGCGGGCGTTTCGTTTTCGGAGCATCCTCCGGCTGCTACGGCCGCCGATGCCAGGAGAAGAATCAGTCTGTTTTTCATGTTCATGGCGGTCGTTATTGGGCGATTTGCACTTTGATATTGTCAAGGTAGAGCCAGTAGTTGCCGTTGAATCCCGAGAAGGGGGCGGTATCCGTTGTTGAGGAGACCATCCACGAGGCACGGGTCGTGTTGCTGGCAGAGGGAATGATGAACGAATCCTCGTAGGAGATGTTGTCGTAGTTCTGGTTCTGGTTGCGTTCGGCTCCCGACGTGCCGGGAATCACGACATTGTTCTTGAGGAGGTAGGGGATGGTGGTCGATCCCGGCTGCCAGCCCTGTTCGGAGGTGTAGCCGCAACTGTAGATTGCATCGCCGTTTCCGGGGCCTGCATCGCCGCCAAAGAGTTTCCGCTCGACGGACCAGCGGCCGCCTTTGTAATTGAATGTCACTTTGACCTTAGGGTTCTTGCCCTCTTTCAGCGTGCTGAACGGGGCCGAATCGAGGCGTGCATTGTAGGTGTTCGACGCGAAGCTCTGGTTTTCGACGCGGGCGCAGATGCGGATAGCCTTTCCGGCTTCGGTGCCGACGCGGGCTGCTGTCCAGCCCGGAGTTTTGACTCCCCAGTTGCTCAGGTCAATGGCTGTACCGTCACCATCGGCGATCGTTGTGCCGCCTACGGCCGGGTTGTCGTAGTTGCTGTTGGTTGTAACTCCCGAAAAATCCTCGTAAAGCAACCAGGGTACACTGAAAGTTTTCACCCGGTTCACGGCTCCGGCAGTTACTGCCGGCAGGGTGAAGGTTTCGCTCAGAAGGGCATGCTCCGAATCGTACGTCACCTGGAATCCGGCCATCTCCTCCGTGGGGTTCGTGTAGCCCCGGAAGCGAACCGTATAGTCGCCCGTACCCGTGACGTCGAACGTACGGCTCTGACTGCCGTCCTCGAAGCTCCAGCCCGAGGGTGCCGTCACCGTGAAGGTGTTGATCGCCTCGCCCAGCGTGTTGACGCCCGTCTCCGCGAGGGTGAAGATCAGCTGCGTGAGTTGCACTGCCGCGGCCGGGACGTTGTAGTTGATCGGCGTGGTGTGGCCGGCGGCAAAGGTCCGGCCGGCCGGGGCGAAGGTCCGCTCCTCCGATTCAAGGGCCGAGCTCGACGCTACGATCGAAACCTCCTGACCCTCTTCGAGCGTGACGGGGGCAATCAGGGCGTAGACCACATCCTCGGCCTCCTTCGGCTCCGAAAAGCGCAGGGTCAGCGTGTTGCTCGACTCGCTCAATTCGGCTGCGGCGGCGGGGTTGGCGGCATCCACCGTCAGGCGCCCCACAACGGGTGTCGGGAAGGTCAGTTTGATCTCCGAAACCGGTTCTCCGAGGTCGTTGCGCGGGATGGCGATTTTCAGTACGTGGATTTTGTGTGCGAATTGCAGGTCGACGACGTCCGTATTGTCGCTGATGCCGTTCGCATCCTTCTTGTCGTGTTCGCGCAGCGGCCCGGCTCCCTCGATCGGCGTGGCCACCATCACGTCCCACTCGCCGTGGAACGTACCGTCCTGCACGGCCGGGATGTCGTAGCTGGCCCGCAGCCCGTCGGTCGAGGCCGGAACGGGCGACACGGCGTAATAAGTATAGGTGTCCTCGGCCATCTGCGGGATGTTGCCGCGGAAGTTGGCCGAGTTGTAGGTCGCATTATAATGGTAGAGGCTGAAGGCCACGGCGTCGACTACGGTTTGAGCGGCGGAGTTTACGGCCCAGAGTGCGAGTCGGTCGCCTGTCTGCCATTTGACGCTCACGCCGTCGTCCCCGAGTTCGGTGCGGGTCGTGGATTGGGGCCGGATGTCGAGTCGCGGACCCGACCCGATGGCCACCTCAATGCTTCTTGTTGCCGGATCGGCCGCCTCGTCCGTATTTTTCGAACAGGCGGCGCACAGCAGGGGCAGAAGAAGCAGGGTTGTCCAATGTTTCATCATGCACGAATTCTTTTATCTGAATCTCCACAAAAATAGGGTCGGAAGCCGATTTCCCGAAATAAATTCAACGAACGGCCTGTTTTTCATCACGAACCGAGATTTTTTCCTGTTGCGGTTTCGTCGGATTGCACGCAAAAAGGCCCTCCGACATACATTTGTCGGAGGGCCTTTTCGGTGGTTCCCGGGCTGTTTCCCCGGCCCGGACCCAATCCGGATTCCGGGGCCGTTGTCCGCTTTTTCCGGATGACCGGCTGCGTGCCCGGACTTTCGGTCCGGCAGGTCCGGCAGGTCCGGGCCCTATTCGGCCCCTTTGACGTAACGGTCGAGCCAGCCGAAGAATTCACGGTTCCAGACCATCGAGTTCTGGGGCTTGAAGACCTGGTGCGCCTCGTTCTCGAACTCCACGAGCCGGGCCGGAATACCCCGCACGCGGGCGGCGGTGAAGGCTTCGAGCGATTGCGTGTAGGGGATGCGGAAGTCCTTCTCGCCGGTGAAGATCAGGATCGGGGTGTCCCAGCGCGTCACGAACTTGTGCGGCGAGTTGGCGTAGGAGCGTTGTGCCGTAGCGTTCTCCTTGTCCCAGTAGGGGCCACCGTAGTCGTTGTTGATGAAGAAGAGCTCCTCGGTCTCGCCGTACATCGACTCGAAGTTGAAGATCCCGCAGTGGGCGATGAAGGCCTTGAATCGCTTCTCGTGGCATCCGGCCAGGAAGAAGACCGAATAGCCGCCGTAGGAGGCTCCGACGCATCCCATGCGCGATTCGTCGGCCCACGGTTCGCGGGCCACGTCGTCGATGGCCGAGAGGTAGTCGCGGATGTTCTGCCCGGAGTAGTCGCCCGAGATCTGGTCGAGCCACTCCTGCCCGAAGGAGGGCAGGCCGCGGCGGTTCGGGGCCACGACGACGTAGCCCTGGGCGGCCATCAGCTGGTAGTTCCAGCGGTAGCTCCAGCCGTTCGAGACGACGTTCTGGGGACCGCCCTGGCAGTAGAGCAGCGTCGGGTACTTCTTCGCGGGGTCGAAGTCGGGCGGGAGGATCACCCACGTGAGCATCTGCTTGCCGTCGGTGGTCCGTACCCATCGCTTCTGCACCTCGCCCATGCGGATGTTTTCGTAGATGGATTTGTTGATGCCCGAAATCTGTGTCAGGGCGCCGTCGGCGGGGTTCACCTCGTAGAACTCCGGCGCCGAGGAGATCGTGCACAGTTCGGCCACCATGCGCCCGCCGCTCGTCGTGAAGGCGTTGATGTCGTGGTCGCCCCCGGTGAGGACCTCCACCTCGCCATCGACCGTCGCCACGCGGCAGATCTGGTGCGTGGCCTCGATCGGAGCGATGAACCAGAGCCGCTCGCTGCCCTCCCAGACGACATTCATGGCGTTGTAGTCGAAATCCTCCGTCAGGTCGCGCATCTCGGCCGTCGCGCAGTCGTAGAGGAAGAGCCGTGACTTGTCCGACTCGTTCCCGGCACGGCGTTGCGAGAGGAAGGCGATCTTCGAGTCGTCGGGCGACCAGACGGGATACTTGTCATACCCCGGGAGGTTCTCCTGCAGCCGTTCGATCGGCTCT from uncultured Alistipes sp. carries:
- a CDS encoding fimbrillin family protein, which codes for MKHWTTLLLLPLLCAACSKNTDEAADPATRSIEVAIGSGPRLDIRPQSTTRTELGDDGVSVKWQTGDRLALWAVNSAAQTVVDAVAFSLYHYNATYNSANFRGNIPQMAEDTYTYYAVSPVPASTDGLRASYDIPAVQDGTFHGEWDVMVATPIEGAGPLREHDKKDANGISDNTDVVDLQFAHKIHVLKIAIPRNDLGEPVSEIKLTFPTPVVGRLTVDAANPAAAAELSESSNTLTLRFSEPKEAEDVVYALIAPVTLEEGQEVSIVASSSALESEERTFAPAGRTFAAGHTTPINYNVPAAAVQLTQLIFTLAETGVNTLGEAINTFTVTAPSGWSFEDGSQSRTFDVTGTGDYTVRFRGYTNPTEEMAGFQVTYDSEHALLSETFTLPAVTAGAVNRVKTFSVPWLLYEDFSGVTTNSNYDNPAVGGTTIADGDGTAIDLSNWGVKTPGWTAARVGTEAGKAIRICARVENQSFASNTYNARLDSAPFSTLKEGKNPKVKVTFNYKGGRWSVERKLFGGDAGPGNGDAIYSCGYTSEQGWQPGSTTIPYLLKNNVVIPGTSGAERNQNQNYDNISYEDSFIIPSASNTTRASWMVSSTTDTAPFSGFNGNYWLYLDNIKVQIAQ
- a CDS encoding S9 family peptidase, coding for MKKIILMMAIAAMGLGACDRQRPEPLKIDNALTAEEIAAGRFTPEVMWKMSRAGGAVLSPDGKRFVYQQTDYNLSENRGVTTLWVEELDTKAVTRLTDLTSNSLAPRWSADGQRIYFLSDRSGSMQVWEMGPAGGNVRQLSDFGRDVEGFGISPRGDKAWYVQRVQVADRRSADIHKDMDKSKARIYDDLMARHWDYWDEGEYLHIFVGDFGPDGMKEGRDILGPEAAWDAPLAPYFDMAEIAWNHAGTMLAYTCKPLTGTAYAVSTDSDIFVYDVASQQTQNICKPTNFNTGEPIERLQENLPGYDKYPVWSPDDSKIAFLSQRRAGNESDKSRLFLYDCATAEMRDLTEDFDYNAMNVVWEGSERLWFIAPIEATHQICRVATVDGEVEVLTGGDHDINAFTTSGGRMVAELCTISSAPEFYEVNPADGALTQISGINKSIYENIRMGEVQKRWVRTTDGKQMLTWVILPPDFDPAKKYPTLLYCQGGPQNVVSNGWSYRWNYQLMAAQGYVVVAPNRRGLPSFGQEWLDQISGDYSGQNIRDYLSAIDDVAREPWADESRMGCVGASYGGYSVFFLAGCHEKRFKAFIAHCGIFNFESMYGETEELFFINNDYGGPYWDKENATAQRSYANSPHKFVTRWDTPILIFTGEKDFRIPYTQSLEAFTAARVRGIPARLVEFENEAHQVFKPQNSMVWNREFFGWLDRYVKGAE